Proteins encoded together in one Felis catus isolate Fca126 chromosome B3, F.catus_Fca126_mat1.0, whole genome shotgun sequence window:
- the CLN6 gene encoding ceroid-lipofuscinosis neuronal protein 6, producing MEAAARRRQHPGAAGGAGAQPGASFLQARHSSVKADEAAGTAPFHFDLWFYFTLQNWVLDFGRPIAMLVFPLEWFPLNKPSVGDYFHMAYNIITPFLLLKLIERSPRTLPRSMIYVSIITFVMGASIHLVGDSVNHRLLFSGYQHHLSVRENPIIKNLKPETLIDSFELLYYYDEYLGHSMWYIPFFLILFIYFSGCFTPTKAESSAPGVALLLVMPSGLYYWYLVTEGQIFILFIFTFFAMLALVLHQKRKRLFLDSNGLFLFYSFALTLLLVALWVAWLWNDPVLRKKYPGVIYVPEPWAFYTLHVSSRH from the exons GCACAGCTCCGTCAAGGCTGATGAAGCTGCCGGCACAGCTCCCTTCCACTTTGACCTCTGGTTCTACTTCACCCTGCAGAACTGGGTTCTGGACTTTGGCCGCCCCATTGCCATG CTGGTGTTCCCTCTCGAATGGTTTCCGCTCAACAAGCCCAGCGTGGGGGACTACTTCCACATGGCCTACAACATCATCACGCCCTTCCTTCTGCTCAAG ctcattgAGCGGTCCCCCCGCACCCTGCCACGCTCCATGATCTACGTCAGCATCATCACCTTCGTCATGGGTGCCAGCATCCACCTGGTGGGCGACTCCGTGAACCACCGCTTGCTCTTCAGTGGCTACCAGCACCACCTGTCTGTCCGTGAGAATCCCATCATCAAGAACCTCAAGCCGGAGACACTG ATCGACTCCTTTGAGCTGCTCTACTACTACGACGAGTACCTGGGCCACTCCATGTG GTACATCCCtttcttcctcatcctcttcATATACTTCAGTGGTTGTTTCACTCCCACCAAAGCCGAGAGTTCAGCGCCAGGGGTGGCCCTGCTCCTGGTGATGCCCAGTGGCCTGTACTATTG GTACCTGGTCACCGAGGGCCAGATCTTCATCCTCTTCATCTTCACCTTCTTCGCCATGCTGGCCCTTGTCCTGCACCAGAAGCGGAAGCGCCTCTTCCTGGACAGCAACGGCCTCTTCCTCTTCTACTCCTTTGCGCTCACCCTCCTGCTTGTGGCACTGTGGGTCGCCTGGCTGTGGAATGACCCTGTACTCAGGAAGAAGTACCCGGGTGTCATCTACGTCCCTGAGCCCTGGGCCTTCTACACCCTCCACGTCAGCAGCCGACACTGA
- the CALML4 gene encoding LOW QUALITY PROTEIN: calmodulin-like protein 4 (The sequence of the model RefSeq protein was modified relative to this genomic sequence to represent the inferred CDS: substituted 1 base at 1 genomic stop codon): MPHFLEVKPVALAGRWRGISCARGSWNLTRALGLVSMAAADLLLGPPPSLADFRLGAGRRGTEQAVVGAGSPQATAXGPAMAKFLSQDQINEYKECFSLYDKQQRGKIKATDLMVVMRCLGASPTPGEVQRHLQTHGIDRNGELDFSTFLTIMHTQIKQEDPKKEILLAMLMADKEKKGYIMASELRSKLMTLGEKLTHKEVDDLFREAEIEPNGKVKYDEFIDKITIPVQDY, encoded by the exons ATG CCTCATTTTCTCGAAGTGAAACCTGTCGCCCTGGCCGGGCGGTGGCGGGGCATCAGCTGTGCTCGGGGAAGCTGGAATCTGACCCGGGCACTGGGCCTGGTCTCCATGGCAGCCGCGGATTTATTACTGGGGCCTCCACCCAGCTTGGCGGACTTTCGACTTGGAGccgggaggagagggacagaacagGCGGTTGTGGGAGCCGGGAGCCCACAGGCGACAGCCTGAGGCCCCGCGATG GCCAAGTTTCTTTCCCAGGACCAAATTAATG AGTACAAGGAATGCTTCTCCCTGTATGACAAGCAGCAGCGGGGGAAGATAAAAGCCACTGACCTCATGGTGGTGATGAGGTGCCTGGGGGCCAGCCCGACACCTGGAGAGGTGCAGCGGCACCTGCAGACTCACGGGATCG ACAGAAACGGGGAGCTGGATTTCTCCACGTTCCTGACCATTATGCACACGCAAATAAAACAAGAGGACCCAAAGAAAGAAATCCTCTTGGCCATGTTGATGGCAGACAAGGAGAAGAAAGGCTACATCATGGCGTCCGAGCTGCGGTCAAAACTCATGACACTGGGGGAGAAGCTCACCCACAAGGAAG TGGACGATCTTTTCAGGGAAGCAGAGATTGAACCAAATGGCAAAGTGAAGTATGATGAATTTATCGACAAGATCACCATCCCTGTGCAGGACTACTGA